A DNA window from Immundisolibacter sp. contains the following coding sequences:
- a CDS encoding PEP-CTERM sorting domain-containing protein, which produces MAQVSGYTPSAATVPEPAAIYMAALGFAACVAATRRRKNG; this is translated from the coding sequence ATGGCCCAAGTTTCTGGGTACACACCTTCTGCCGCCACTGTTCCAGAACCAGCTGCAATCTACATGGCAGCGTTGGGGTTTGCTGCATGCGTTGCTGCAACAAGGCGTCGCAAAAATGGCTAA
- a CDS encoding phosphotransferase family protein yields the protein MSDPQALAAALAPWVVGRFGAEAAISGLRLLAGGASQQVWRLEIAASAGPLALIVRRDLGGRMFATALGRQAEFAVIELAHAAGVPVPQPYAYLENLDGKAAFVMACLEGETIGRRIVREPSLANARRLLPQQMGSALAAIHGIAVAEAAFLPGPAAGEGAAAYGLRLLEQELAAVAEPYPVLELGLAWLRAHPPAELPPVLCHGDYRVGNVVVDEQGLVGVLDWEFAHRGHPGEDLTFGAIRAWRFGEAGKHYGGVGDMAAFLSAYNTARGTAFTERELYWFEVASNLKWAIATVTQARRHLSGQEPSLELASLGRMTAEIELEILSLLDPRHPRHPGD from the coding sequence TTGAGCGACCCGCAAGCCCTTGCGGCGGCGCTGGCGCCGTGGGTCGTCGGCCGCTTCGGCGCCGAGGCGGCGATCAGCGGACTGAGACTGCTGGCCGGCGGCGCGTCGCAGCAGGTCTGGCGGCTGGAAATTGCCGCATCGGCCGGGCCGCTGGCGCTGATCGTGCGTCGGGATCTGGGCGGGCGCATGTTCGCCACGGCGCTCGGGCGGCAAGCCGAATTCGCGGTGATCGAACTCGCCCATGCTGCCGGCGTGCCGGTGCCGCAGCCCTACGCGTACCTGGAGAATCTAGACGGCAAGGCGGCTTTTGTCATGGCCTGCCTGGAGGGCGAGACCATCGGCCGGCGCATCGTGCGCGAGCCGAGTCTGGCGAATGCGCGCCGCCTGCTCCCGCAGCAGATGGGCTCGGCGCTGGCCGCCATCCACGGCATCGCCGTCGCCGAGGCGGCGTTCCTGCCCGGCCCTGCCGCGGGCGAGGGTGCGGCGGCGTATGGCCTTCGCCTGCTCGAACAGGAGCTCGCGGCGGTCGCGGAGCCCTACCCTGTCCTCGAACTGGGCCTTGCCTGGTTGCGCGCGCACCCGCCGGCGGAGCTGCCGCCGGTGCTGTGCCACGGCGATTATCGCGTCGGCAACGTGGTGGTCGACGAACAGGGCCTGGTCGGCGTGCTGGACTGGGAATTCGCCCATCGCGGCCATCCCGGCGAGGATCTGACTTTCGGCGCCATCCGCGCCTGGCGCTTTGGCGAAGCCGGCAAGCACTACGGCGGCGTCGGCGACATGGCGGCCTTCCTGAGCGCCTACAACACAGCCCGCGGCACGGCGTTCACCGAGCGCGAGCTGTACTGGTTCGAGGTCGCCTCGAACCTCAAATGGGCCATCGCCACCGTCACCCAGGCCCGCCGCCACCTGTCCGGCCAGGAACCGAGCCTCGAACTGGCCAGCCTGGGTCGCATGACGGCCGAGATCGAGCTCGAAATCCTGAGCCTGCTCGACCCGCGCCACCCACGCCATCCGGGAGACTGA
- a CDS encoding DUF6285 domain-containing protein codes for MQDRPTAPELLDAVREFMATELLPTVGDARLRFRTLVAANLLDMLRRELALEPALLCAEWERLTALLGDAAPSPANERELAAAVAAQQAILCTLIREDRAPSGTFTALTHSVRAKLEIANPRYLDGFEPL; via the coding sequence GTGCAGGACCGCCCCACCGCGCCGGAGCTGCTGGATGCCGTGCGCGAGTTCATGGCCACCGAGCTGCTGCCCACGGTCGGCGACGCGCGCCTGCGCTTTCGCACCCTGGTGGCCGCCAACCTGCTGGACATGCTGCGCCGCGAGCTGGCCCTGGAACCGGCCCTGCTATGCGCCGAATGGGAACGCCTCACCGCATTGCTGGGCGATGCCGCGCCATCACCGGCGAACGAACGCGAACTCGCCGCGGCGGTCGCCGCCCAGCAGGCAATCCTGTGCACCCTGATCCGCGAAGACCGGGCACCCAGCGGCACGTTCACCGCGCTGACGCACAGCGTGCGCGCCAAGCTCGAAATCGCCAATCCGCGCTATCTGGACGGCTTCGAACCGCTCTAG
- a CDS encoding methylmalonyl-CoA mutase family protein has product MHPQRSPEIAAVTASRPLRFVTAASLFDGHDAAINIMRRLMQDQGAEVIHLGHNRGVQEIVRAALQEDADGIAVSSYQGGHVEYFKYMVDLLREAGAAHVRVFGGGGGVIVPAEIRELETYGVERIYSPHDGRAMGLEGMIADMLARTAEHRVETLPTRPAGPTEHLAIARCLTAIENLHGDGPAKSRLSGVWPKPGAARPPVLGITGPGGAGKSSLTDELLLRFTRHFPDLRVAMLAVDPTRRRTGGALLGDRIRLNALADERIFMRSVATRRSHLATSVMLKDAIDFLADCGFGLVLVETAGIGQSDTEIVDLVDLPIYVMTSEYGAATQLEKIDMLDYAELIVLNKFEKRGAEDALRDVRKQWKRNRAAFELPDDQVPVFPTIASQFNDPGVNWLFVSLCRRLVDKLGLDAARWTPQLDVTHRQPRAQALIPGSRSRYLAEIAAEGRAIRARLEHEADAASLAQSHYESLKSLDDPALPAPLTPYPQPALGGEGDRSLLTLRQRYNAALGELSDESIDLLRQWPARRDAVTAEHYSYDVRGRAVTGDNYVETLSRLRIPKLAPPRYRDWGELLRYLGNENLPGAYPYTGGVYPYRRAGEDPTRMFAGEGTPERTNRRFHYLSLGQPAARLSTAFDSVTLYGEDPHPRPDIYGKVGNSGVSICCLDDMKKLYSGFDLCSPTTSVSMTINGPAPMILAMYLNAAIDQQVEKHLRASGQWPQAQQKIDQLLAGQPRPTYAGELPQGNDGLGLGLLGVSGDQLVDADTYARIKADTLKTVRGTVQADILKEDQAQNTCIFSTEFAMRMMGDIQQYFVDQQVRNFYSVSISGYHIAEAGANPISQLAFTLANGFTIVEYYLARGMAIDDFAPNLSFFFSNGMDPEYAVLGRVARRIWARALRERYGASPRAQMMKYHIQTSGRSLHAQEIQFNDIRTTLQALYALYDNCNSLHTNAYDEAITTPTEESVRRAVAIQLIITKELGLNKNENPLQGSFIIEHLTDLVEEAVYQEFERLSERGGVLGAMETQYQRGKIQEESLYYEHKKHDGSLPIVGVNTYLARDGVQDAEFTGELIRSTADEKQLQLDAVSGFQARHAASAPTALARLQQAATAGENTFAALMDAVRHATLGQISHALYQVGGQYRRSM; this is encoded by the coding sequence ATGCACCCTCAGCGCTCGCCCGAAATCGCGGCGGTGACGGCCAGCCGGCCGCTGCGCTTCGTCACCGCCGCTTCGTTGTTCGATGGCCACGACGCGGCCATCAACATCATGCGTCGGCTGATGCAGGACCAGGGCGCAGAGGTCATCCACCTGGGCCACAACCGCGGCGTGCAGGAGATCGTGCGCGCCGCCCTGCAGGAGGATGCCGACGGCATCGCCGTGTCGTCCTACCAGGGCGGGCACGTGGAGTACTTCAAGTACATGGTGGACCTGCTGCGCGAGGCCGGCGCCGCCCACGTGCGCGTGTTCGGCGGCGGCGGCGGGGTCATCGTGCCGGCCGAGATCCGTGAGCTGGAAACCTACGGCGTGGAGCGCATCTACAGCCCGCACGACGGCCGCGCGATGGGTCTGGAAGGCATGATCGCCGACATGCTCGCCCGCACCGCCGAGCACCGCGTGGAGACGCTGCCGACCCGCCCGGCCGGCCCGACGGAGCACCTGGCCATCGCCCGCTGCCTGACGGCGATCGAGAATCTGCACGGCGACGGTCCGGCCAAGTCGCGCCTGTCCGGCGTGTGGCCCAAGCCCGGCGCGGCCCGCCCGCCGGTGCTGGGCATCACCGGCCCTGGCGGTGCCGGCAAATCCAGCCTCACCGACGAGCTGCTGCTGCGCTTCACGCGCCACTTCCCGGACCTGCGCGTGGCCATGCTGGCGGTGGACCCGACCCGGCGGCGCACCGGCGGGGCGCTGCTGGGCGACCGCATCCGCCTGAATGCGCTGGCCGACGAACGCATCTTCATGCGCTCGGTGGCCACCCGCCGCTCGCACCTGGCAACGTCCGTGATGCTCAAGGACGCGATCGACTTCCTGGCCGACTGCGGCTTCGGGCTGGTCCTGGTCGAGACCGCCGGCATCGGCCAGAGCGATACGGAAATCGTCGACCTGGTCGACCTGCCGATCTACGTGATGACCAGCGAGTACGGCGCCGCCACGCAGCTGGAAAAAATCGACATGCTCGATTACGCCGAGCTCATCGTGCTGAACAAGTTCGAGAAACGCGGCGCCGAGGACGCCCTGCGCGACGTGCGCAAGCAGTGGAAGCGCAACCGGGCGGCCTTCGAGCTGCCGGACGACCAGGTGCCGGTATTTCCGACCATCGCCAGCCAGTTCAACGATCCGGGCGTGAACTGGCTGTTCGTGTCCCTGTGCCGGCGATTGGTGGACAAGCTCGGCCTGGATGCGGCGCGCTGGACGCCGCAGCTGGACGTGACCCACCGCCAGCCGCGGGCACAGGCGCTGATCCCCGGCAGCCGCAGCCGCTACCTGGCCGAGATCGCCGCCGAAGGCCGCGCCATCCGTGCCCGGTTGGAGCACGAGGCGGATGCCGCCAGCCTGGCCCAGAGCCATTACGAGAGCCTCAAATCCCTGGACGATCCGGCGCTGCCGGCGCCGCTGACGCCGTATCCGCAGCCCGCGCTCGGCGGCGAGGGCGACCGCAGCCTGCTGACCCTGCGCCAGCGCTACAACGCGGCGCTGGGCGAGCTCAGCGATGAATCGATCGACCTGCTGCGCCAGTGGCCGGCGCGCCGCGATGCCGTCACCGCCGAGCACTACAGCTACGACGTGCGCGGCCGGGCCGTGACCGGCGACAACTACGTCGAGACCCTGTCGCGCCTGCGCATTCCCAAGCTCGCGCCACCGCGCTACCGCGACTGGGGCGAGCTGCTGCGGTATCTGGGCAACGAGAACCTGCCGGGCGCCTATCCCTACACCGGCGGCGTCTACCCCTACCGGCGCGCCGGCGAGGATCCGACCCGCATGTTCGCCGGCGAGGGCACGCCCGAGCGCACCAACCGGCGCTTTCATTACCTGTCGCTGGGCCAGCCGGCGGCGCGCCTGTCGACCGCCTTCGACTCGGTCACCCTGTACGGCGAGGACCCGCACCCGCGCCCGGACATCTACGGCAAGGTCGGCAACTCCGGCGTGTCCATCTGCTGCCTGGACGACATGAAAAAGCTCTACTCGGGCTTCGACCTGTGCAGCCCGACCACCTCGGTGTCGATGACCATCAACGGCCCGGCGCCGATGATCCTGGCCATGTACCTGAACGCCGCCATCGACCAGCAGGTGGAAAAACACCTGCGCGCGAGCGGACAGTGGCCGCAGGCGCAGCAAAAAATCGACCAACTACTGGCCGGTCAGCCACGCCCGACCTACGCCGGCGAGCTGCCGCAAGGCAACGACGGCCTGGGTCTGGGCCTGCTCGGCGTGAGCGGCGATCAGCTGGTGGATGCGGACACCTACGCCCGCATCAAGGCCGACACGCTAAAGACCGTGCGTGGCACCGTGCAGGCCGACATCCTGAAGGAAGACCAGGCCCAGAACACCTGCATCTTCAGCACCGAATTCGCCATGCGCATGATGGGCGACATCCAGCAGTACTTCGTCGACCAGCAGGTGCGCAACTTCTACTCGGTGTCGATCTCCGGTTACCACATCGCCGAGGCCGGCGCGAACCCGATCAGCCAGCTCGCCTTTACGTTGGCCAACGGCTTCACCATCGTCGAGTACTACCTGGCCCGCGGCATGGCCATCGACGACTTCGCGCCCAACCTGTCGTTCTTCTTCAGCAACGGCATGGACCCCGAATACGCGGTGCTGGGCCGCGTGGCGCGGCGCATCTGGGCGCGCGCCCTGCGCGAGCGCTACGGCGCCAGCCCCCGGGCGCAGATGATGAAGTACCACATCCAGACCTCCGGCCGCTCCCTGCACGCGCAGGAAATCCAGTTCAACGACATCCGCACCACGCTGCAGGCGCTGTATGCCCTGTACGACAACTGCAACAGCCTGCACACCAACGCCTACGACGAGGCGATCACCACGCCGACCGAGGAATCCGTGCGCCGGGCGGTGGCCATCCAGCTCATCATCACCAAGGAGCTGGGCCTGAACAAGAACGAAAACCCGCTGCAGGGCAGTTTCATCATCGAGCACCTGACCGACCTAGTGGAGGAGGCCGTCTATCAGGAGTTCGAGCGCCTGTCCGAGCGCGGCGGCGTGCTGGGCGCCATGGAGACCCAGTACCAGCGCGGCAAGATCCAGGAAGAAAGCCTCTACTACGAGCACAAGAAACACGACGGCAGCCTGCCGATCGTGGGCGTGAACACCTATCTGGCCCGCGACGGTGTGCAGGATGCCGAATTCACCGGCGAGCTGATCCGCTCCACGGCTGACGAAAAACAGCTACAGCTGGACGCCGTGAGCGGCTTTCAGGCTCGCCATGCCGCCAGCGCGCCGACCGCCCTGGCCCGCTTGCAGCAGGCCGCCACGGCCGGCGAGAACACCTTCGCCGCCCTGATGGACGCTGTGCGCCACGCCACCCTCGGCCAGATCAGCCACGCGCTGTATCAGGTGGGCGGGCAGTACCGGCGCAGCATGTAG
- a CDS encoding MinD/ParA family protein, which yields MTRTVSIHSYRGGTGKSNLVANLAAALARAGQRVGVVDTDIQSPGIHVLFGLTPDQIGRTLNDFLWGNCEMLAATYDRTVVLGSCTGSVHLVPSSIKAGDIARIVKHGFDVALLNDGFQQLSRALDLDFLLVDTHPGVNEETLLSIAVSDTLLLIVRPDRQDFQGTAVTVDLARQLDVQDANIVLNKVLPGMDRAVLKARAEEAFGIPVLAILPLCEGLLSLGSESIFGLSSPDDPYAVAVSAMAARLLR from the coding sequence GTGACTCGGACGGTATCGATTCATTCCTATCGCGGCGGCACCGGCAAGTCCAACCTGGTGGCCAATCTGGCGGCGGCGCTGGCGCGCGCCGGCCAGCGCGTGGGCGTTGTGGATACCGACATCCAGTCGCCGGGCATCCACGTGCTGTTCGGCCTGACGCCGGACCAGATCGGCCGCACGCTGAACGACTTTCTGTGGGGCAATTGCGAGATGCTCGCCGCCACCTACGACCGAACGGTGGTGCTCGGCTCGTGCACCGGATCGGTGCATCTGGTGCCCTCGAGCATCAAGGCGGGCGATATTGCCCGCATCGTCAAGCATGGTTTTGACGTGGCTCTGCTCAATGACGGTTTTCAGCAACTCAGCCGGGCGCTGGATCTCGATTTCCTCTTGGTCGACACCCACCCTGGCGTGAACGAGGAAACGCTGCTGTCGATCGCCGTGTCCGACACGCTGCTGTTGATCGTGCGCCCGGACCGGCAGGACTTCCAGGGCACCGCGGTCACTGTGGACCTGGCCCGGCAACTGGACGTGCAGGACGCAAACATCGTGCTCAACAAGGTGCTGCCGGGCATGGACCGGGCGGTCCTGAAGGCGCGCGCCGAAGAAGCCTTCGGCATTCCGGTGCTGGCGATATTGCCACTGTGCGAAGGGCTGCTCAGCCTGGGCAGCGAAAGCATATTCGGCCTGAGTTCGCCGGATGATCCCTACGCGGTCGCCGTGAGCGCCATGGCCGCCCGCTTGTTGCGCTAG
- the glsA gene encoding glutaminase A — MEDRPSDIGALVRGIRTAVSPFRSTLRELQQRYRDLQDGRVADYIPELATADPAWFGIAVAGAADGQLFEAGNCEQEFTIQSISKPFVFGLALEDHGREAVAARVGVEPTGDAFNSIIKLDEGSHRPHNPMVNAGAIATAALIKGDTHVERLNRLLDMFGRYIGRRPKVDVAVYASERQTGHRNRSIAHLLLNFGMLPPNVEEVLDLYFQQCSILVTTRDLAMMAATLANGGVNPVTGVRALQAEYVQDLLSIMYTCGMYDYAGQWAYDVGLPAKSGVSGGVMTVVPGRMGMAVFSPPLDSHGNSVRGVAVCRELSQRFGLHCFGSAPPADAAQLPWTAHARVTPSAPPA, encoded by the coding sequence ATGGAGGATCGGCCTTCCGATATTGGCGCCCTGGTGCGCGGCATTCGTACCGCGGTGTCGCCGTTTCGAAGCACCCTGCGCGAGTTGCAACAGCGCTACCGGGACCTGCAGGACGGCCGCGTGGCGGACTACATTCCGGAGCTGGCCACGGCCGATCCGGCCTGGTTTGGCATTGCGGTGGCCGGCGCCGCGGATGGGCAGCTGTTCGAGGCCGGCAACTGCGAGCAGGAGTTCACCATCCAGTCGATATCCAAGCCGTTCGTGTTCGGCCTGGCGCTGGAGGACCACGGCCGCGAGGCGGTCGCCGCCCGGGTGGGCGTCGAGCCGACCGGCGATGCCTTCAATTCCATCATCAAGCTGGACGAGGGCAGCCACCGGCCGCACAACCCGATGGTCAACGCCGGCGCCATTGCCACCGCGGCCCTGATCAAGGGCGACACACACGTCGAGCGCCTGAACCGCCTGCTGGACATGTTCGGCCGCTACATCGGCCGCCGGCCGAAGGTGGACGTGGCGGTGTACGCATCGGAGCGTCAGACCGGACATCGCAATCGCTCCATCGCGCACCTGCTGCTGAATTTCGGCATGCTGCCGCCGAACGTGGAGGAGGTTCTCGATCTGTACTTCCAGCAGTGCTCGATCCTGGTGACCACGCGCGACCTGGCCATGATGGCGGCCACACTGGCCAATGGCGGCGTCAACCCGGTCACCGGCGTGCGCGCCCTGCAGGCCGAGTACGTGCAGGACCTGCTGAGCATCATGTACACCTGCGGCATGTACGACTACGCCGGCCAATGGGCTTACGATGTCGGGCTTCCTGCCAAAAGCGGCGTCTCCGGAGGCGTCATGACAGTCGTGCCCGGTCGCATGGGAATGGCCGTTTTTTCCCCGCCACTGGACAGCCACGGCAACAGCGTGCGCGGTGTGGCGGTGTGCCGGGAGCTGTCGCAACGCTTCGGCTTGCACTGCTTCGGGAGCGCCCCGCCAGCGGACGCCGCGCAACTGCCGTGGACTGCACACGCCCGGGTGACGCCGTCGGCCCCACCGGCATGA
- a CDS encoding response regulator has protein sequence MSSLFPGAPVELSAHLLHDLRTPVNAILGYANLLVEDTPDDVELQRRVEPVRRSGERLNDLIGTLPRSGPLPADWLPSLQAPLAELETGIAGLRSWDGAPQEDVDHIETARGRLLELLARLAVNDDPTRLRSAPLPQSALPLPQPPVVAPTGSSILIVDDTDLNRNLLSRRLQQLGHQVDAVGDGDTALRMLRRRPYDLLLLDIIMPGLDGYQVLELLRADPELSSLPVLVISALTQMDSVARCIDLGAVDFLPKHVDPVVLRARVTRSIEQKRARDRETGYLKDVAKLTAAAASVRDGQRVDEAELERVGQRADDLGELARAFGRMVREFNQREAALRAQLAEVHRLEVDAASRSQAVAEITESEYFRNLRAKARALRER, from the coding sequence ATGAGCTCGTTGTTCCCGGGGGCGCCGGTCGAGCTGTCGGCGCACCTGTTGCACGACCTGCGCACGCCGGTCAACGCCATTCTGGGTTACGCCAACCTGCTGGTCGAAGACACCCCGGACGACGTCGAGTTGCAGCGGCGGGTCGAGCCGGTACGCCGGTCCGGTGAGCGGCTGAACGACCTGATCGGAACGCTGCCGCGCAGCGGGCCACTGCCGGCCGACTGGCTGCCATCGCTGCAGGCGCCGCTGGCCGAGCTTGAAACGGGCATCGCCGGCCTGCGGTCGTGGGACGGCGCACCGCAGGAGGACGTGGATCACATCGAAACGGCGCGCGGCAGACTGCTTGAACTGCTCGCCCGACTGGCCGTCAACGACGACCCGACGCGGCTTCGAAGCGCTCCCCTGCCACAGTCGGCGCTACCGCTGCCACAGCCGCCAGTCGTGGCGCCCACCGGCAGCAGCATTCTGATCGTCGACGACACTGACCTGAACCGTAACCTGCTCAGCCGGCGCCTGCAGCAGCTCGGCCACCAGGTGGACGCGGTTGGCGATGGCGATACCGCCCTGCGCATGCTGCGCCGCCGTCCGTATGACCTGCTGCTGCTGGACATCATCATGCCGGGGCTGGACGGCTATCAGGTACTCGAACTGCTGCGGGCCGATCCCGAACTGTCGTCATTGCCGGTACTGGTCATCTCCGCGCTGACGCAAATGGACAGTGTGGCGCGCTGCATCGATCTGGGCGCCGTGGATTTTCTGCCCAAGCACGTCGATCCGGTGGTGCTGCGCGCGCGCGTAACCCGCTCGATCGAGCAAAAGCGCGCCCGGGATCGCGAAACCGGCTACCTGAAGGACGTGGCCAAACTGACCGCGGCGGCCGCCAGCGTGCGCGATGGCCAGCGCGTGGATGAGGCCGAACTCGAGCGGGTCGGGCAGCGCGCCGACGACCTGGGCGAACTGGCGCGGGCCTTCGGGCGCATGGTGCGCGAATTCAACCAACGGGAGGCCGCCCTGCGCGCCCAGCTGGCCGAAGTGCACCGGCTGGAAGTCGACGCCGCCAGCCGCTCGCAGGCGGTGGCCGAAATCACCGAAAGCGAGTATTTCCGCAATCTGCGCGCCAAGGCTCGCGCCCTGCGCGAACGTTGA
- a CDS encoding response regulator, with protein MAKVLLVEDNEMNRDMLSRRLLRKGFDVVMAEDGAAGLARAFSDAPAVILMDMSLPVLDGWEATRRLKADPATAHIPVIALTAHAMSEDRDKAMAAGCDDYDTKPIDLDRLLGKIAGLLAKTGAA; from the coding sequence ATGGCAAAGGTTCTGTTGGTCGAGGACAACGAGATGAACCGCGACATGCTGTCGCGGCGGCTGCTGCGCAAGGGCTTCGACGTGGTGATGGCCGAGGACGGGGCGGCCGGCCTTGCACGCGCCTTCAGCGACGCGCCGGCAGTGATACTGATGGACATGAGCCTGCCGGTACTCGACGGCTGGGAGGCCACCCGCCGCCTGAAGGCCGATCCGGCCACGGCACACATCCCGGTGATCGCCCTGACCGCGCATGCGATGAGCGAGGACCGCGACAAGGCCATGGCCGCGGGCTGCGATGATTACGACACCAAGCCGATCGACCTGGACCGGCTGCTGGGCAAGATCGCAGGCTTGCTGGCAAAAACCGGAGCTGCCTGA
- a CDS encoding response regulator, translated as MTIAQRLLLSFGLILLLFGINVALALGAQFFRSNSVERILDAAESQLLLARAELQLRALDPRSGAMETAPLAALEDALTGLASSESLAGSSDLQALRKAVDELRSGSWPTHEASDSLLRRIRVQLAALQAAQQAHADAVAAQDASVERLTRRVSIANLLITGVLVVVVTLHFFVFLRRRVIQLNAGAQRIGGGDLAYRIPLEHDDELADVARGINQMAGQLQQAARSTDEARQAAEQANQLKSAFLANMSHELRTPMNAIIGYTEMLLDDLGDRADDPDAEQMAQDLERIRSSGKHLLALINDILDLSKIEAGKMELSLETFPVQALLTDVVDTVRPLVAKNSNTLVLQVPDDPGSMHADLTRLRQSLFNLLSNAAKFTDHGTITLGVELLAEGPRPRLRFSVTDTGIGMTEQQVGKVFEDFAQADSSTARRFGGTGLGLSISRRFCRMMGGDISVRSIAGVGSTFTIDLPVHVSETAAQDNAPTTQSPITAQQGGDLVLVIDDDPGMLELMGRLLNREGYRVVTASTGDEGLDIVKRLRPQAVILDVLMPRTDGWSVLSSLKADEQTRAIPVIVLTMLDDSEMAFALGAADFMTKPVDRQQLAASLRRCGLVPQEGTVLVVDDDAESRALTRRALADGSWQIMEANDGWQAFEVMQQRPPDLILLDWLMPGMGGREFLTRLRAGEQDRVPTPVIVVTSQELADDEQFELDRYRALRISKSALTRGALQAQISLALQDVSPQARAAGG; from the coding sequence GTGACGATTGCGCAGCGGCTGTTGCTGTCGTTCGGTTTGATCCTGCTGCTGTTCGGGATCAATGTGGCGCTGGCCCTGGGGGCGCAGTTTTTTCGCTCGAACAGCGTCGAACGCATCCTGGATGCGGCCGAAAGCCAGTTGCTGCTGGCCCGCGCCGAGCTGCAATTACGGGCCTTGGACCCGCGTTCCGGGGCCATGGAAACTGCTCCTTTGGCCGCGCTGGAAGACGCGCTCACAGGCCTTGCCAGCAGCGAGTCCCTGGCCGGCAGCAGCGATCTGCAGGCCCTGCGCAAGGCGGTGGATGAACTGCGCAGCGGCAGCTGGCCGACGCACGAGGCAAGCGATTCCCTGTTGCGCCGGATTCGCGTGCAACTGGCCGCGTTACAGGCGGCGCAGCAAGCGCATGCCGACGCCGTGGCGGCTCAGGATGCGTCCGTCGAGCGCCTGACCCGGCGGGTGAGCATCGCCAACCTGCTGATCACCGGCGTGCTGGTGGTGGTGGTGACCCTGCATTTCTTTGTCTTCCTGCGCCGCCGCGTGATCCAGCTGAATGCCGGTGCGCAGCGCATCGGCGGCGGCGACCTTGCCTACCGTATTCCCCTGGAGCATGACGACGAGCTGGCGGATGTGGCCCGCGGCATCAACCAGATGGCCGGTCAGTTGCAGCAGGCAGCTCGCAGCACGGACGAGGCACGTCAGGCGGCCGAGCAGGCCAATCAGTTGAAAAGCGCTTTTCTGGCCAACATGAGCCACGAGTTGCGCACGCCGATGAACGCCATCATTGGCTACACCGAAATGCTGCTGGATGACCTTGGCGACCGTGCCGATGATCCGGACGCCGAGCAGATGGCACAGGATCTGGAACGCATCCGCAGTTCAGGCAAGCACCTGCTGGCGTTGATCAACGACATCCTGGACCTGTCCAAGATCGAGGCCGGCAAGATGGAGCTGAGCCTCGAAACCTTCCCGGTGCAGGCCCTGCTCACGGATGTGGTCGACACGGTGCGCCCGCTGGTGGCCAAGAACAGCAATACGCTGGTGTTGCAGGTGCCTGACGATCCCGGCTCCATGCACGCCGACCTGACGCGGCTGCGCCAATCGCTGTTCAACCTGCTGTCGAATGCCGCCAAGTTCACCGACCACGGCACCATCACCCTGGGCGTCGAGCTGCTGGCCGAGGGTCCGCGCCCGCGCCTGCGCTTCAGCGTGACCGACACCGGTATCGGCATGACCGAACAGCAGGTGGGCAAGGTATTCGAGGATTTCGCGCAGGCCGATTCGTCCACGGCCCGCCGTTTTGGTGGTACCGGCCTGGGCTTGAGTATCAGCCGGCGCTTCTGTCGCATGATGGGTGGCGACATCAGTGTGCGTTCGATTGCCGGCGTCGGCTCGACGTTTACCATCGACCTGCCGGTGCATGTCAGTGAAACCGCTGCCCAGGACAACGCGCCGACGACGCAGTCGCCCATCACTGCCCAGCAGGGCGGCGACCTGGTACTGGTGATCGACGACGACCCGGGCATGCTCGAACTGATGGGTCGGTTGCTGAACCGCGAGGGCTATCGCGTGGTCACGGCCAGCACCGGCGATGAGGGGCTGGACATCGTCAAGCGCCTGCGGCCACAGGCGGTCATTCTGGATGTGCTGATGCCGCGAACCGACGGTTGGTCTGTCCTGTCCTCGCTGAAGGCCGATGAGCAGACGCGGGCCATTCCGGTCATCGTGCTGACCATGCTCGACGACAGCGAGATGGCATTCGCGCTGGGGGCGGCGGACTTCATGACCAAGCCGGTGGATCGCCAGCAGTTGGCCGCCAGTCTGCGTCGTTGCGGTTTGGTGCCGCAGGAGGGGACGGTGCTGGTGGTCGACGACGACGCGGAGTCGCGGGCGCTGACCCGGCGGGCGCTGGCTGACGGCAGCTGGCAGATCATGGAGGCGAACGACGGCTGGCAGGCGTTCGAGGTGATGCAGCAGCGCCCGCCGGACCTGATACTCCTGGACTGGCTGATGCCGGGCATGGGCGGGCGGGAGTTTCTGACCCGACTGCGCGCTGGCGAACAGGATCGCGTTCCGACGCCGGTCATCGTCGTCACGTCGCAGGAGCTGGCTGACGACGAACAGTTTGAGCTGGACCGCTATCGGGCGCTGCGAATCAGCAAATCTGCCCTGACGCGCGGCGCACTGCAGGCACAGATCAGCCTCGCCCTGCAGGATGTGAGCCCGCAGGCCCGGGCGGCGGGAGGTTGA